The Papio anubis isolate 15944 chromosome 2, Panubis1.0, whole genome shotgun sequence region TCAGGAGAAGGACAATGTTGTAGGGAGcccagaagagaaaataaacaatcaTGATGGTGAAGATAAGCCTCACAGCCCTGTGCCTCTTCTTCTCGTTTCGACACCGAAGCAGAGTTTTCAGGATTCCCGAGTAGCAGATGACCATGACAAGCAGCGGCAGGACCAGCCCCAAGATGACTATCTTTAATGTCTGGAAATTCTTCCAGAATTGATACTGACTGTATGGAAAATGAGAGCTGCAGGTGTAATGAAGACCTTCTCTCTGAGATCTGGTAAAGATGATTCCTGGGAGAGAGGCAAACACAGCCACCACCCAAGTGATCACACTTGTCACCACCCCAAAGGTGACTGTCCTGGCTTTTAAAGCAAACACAGCATGGACGATAGCCAGGTACCTATCGATTGTCAGGAGGATGATGAAGAAAATTCCAGAGAAGAAGCCTATAAAGTAGAGCCCTGTCAAGAGTTGACACATTGTATTTCCAAAGTCCCACTGGGCAGCAGCATAGTGAGCCCAGAAGGGGACAGTAAGAAGGAAAAGCAGGTCAGAGATGGCCAGGTTGAGCAGGTAGATGTCAGTCATGCTTTTCAGCCTTTTGCAGTTTATCAGGATGAGGACGACCAGTATGTTGCCCACAAAACCAAAGATGAACACCAGTGAGTAGAGCGGAGGCAGGAGGCGGGCTGCGATTTGTTTCACATTGATTTTTTGGCAGGGCTCCGATGTATAATAATCGATGTCATAGGTTGGACTTGACACTTGATAGTCCATCTTGTTCCACCCTGTGAATAAGTAGAAAGTGATCTTTTATAAAGCCCTAGAAAGTATTTAGTGGCCCACCATGAATGCAAACAGTTTTATACATCAATAGGTTTTTAATTCCATACATAGATGTCTACATTGAATGAACTCCCTTTTTGGCCAAACAATGAAGTTTTGTAGTGAAGGGAAGGTTTGCTGCTAGCTTCCCGCTCACTAGATGGAGAGCTTGGCTCTGTTGGGGGAATTCATGAAAGCACCATCTCACCAAATAAAATCTTGTGCTCTATAGCACCACAGAGTGAATGAAGCTTTGATAACAATTTTAAGAAACTGGGTCAAGCATGGTGCAGCTcagcctttttgttgttgctgttgtcattgttttgagacagggtctcactctgtcgttcaggctggagtgcagtggctcgatcatggttcactgaagcctggacctcccgggttcaagcaatcctctcacctcacctttccaagtggctggggactacaggtgccaccacacctgtaacagctaattttgtttatttttattgttatttatttatttatttatttgagacagagtcttgctcttttgcccaggctggagtgcagtggcgcgatctcaactcactgcaagctcctcctcctgggttcacgccattcttctgcctcagcctcctgagtagctgggactacaggcacccatcaccacacccggctaattttgtttttgtatttttagtagagatagggtttcaccgtgttagccaggatggtctccatctcctgaccctgtgatctgcctgcctcagcctcccaaagtgctgggattacaggcgtaagccaccatgcctggcctaattttgtttatttttatagagacaagatcacactatgttgcccaggctggtctcgaactcctgggctcaagcaatcctcctgcctcagcctcctagaatgctgggattgcaagcatgagccaccatgcccggctgcaaCTCAGTCTTAAGATGTTTATTGATGCTGCCATTCTCTGGAGTTAGTCCACAAAGAGCATGCACTATGAGCAAGCCAGTAATAATTAAGAGACCTCGAGGGCACATACTGGATGCCAATCACTGTCTAAGAGTCAtaccaattcattcatttaatcctcagggCAACCTTATGAGGcaggaaatatttttcacattttgcaGACAAGGACCTTGAAGCATACAGAGGGCgagtaacttgctcaaagccaCCCAGCTGGGAAGCAACTGATTTTGAATGCGGGAAGCCTGCACTCTTAACTACCATGCTACCCTCCCTCTCACTCCtggaaaagagaattaaaaggCAAGACCATCAGATGTTCGGTGCTGCGATACAGTCAGAGTGAAATGGCCAGACGCCCAAGTCCCCCGAGAAGCTCATAGACGCCCACAGAGAATTGTAAAATCCTCACACTTTCTGTGAAGTTTGTGTTTGTAGTTTCTGAGTTGCCACAATTAAGAGTTTTCATACAAAcccaagaaataataaaataaaaaaaatgtttcgTCTGCCACCACAGATGAATGTCATGCATTTTGGGTAGTTTAGTCTTATAACCAGCTGGCTTGCCTAGTCTATTTAAGTTCAGCTGCTCTAGCTGAGAATTTTCTCTTATTAAACCCTGCGAGTCTCAAATTCCCTGCATCTTAGATTAGGCAGCTGGGAGAAGCCCCTAGAAAAGCTCACTTTTAATTTTGAGCCATAAAGAATTACATATTAACTGTGCCATGAAACTGATATATTAGAGGAAAATTTTATCTGATGTTTGTAATTTGATATTAATTTGGACCATTTTTAGGCTTCCTTCTTGtctggaggaaaaaggaaaaagagaaccaGACTTAGACACAACTTCTTGTGGGCACATATTCAGAAGGCATTTCACTGAAGAGGGTTTAGTTCTCCTTAGCAGAAGATAAGATTTCAAGATTTCAGCTAAGACTCATCTCTCTGCAAATCTTTCTTTTGAGAGGTAAGGACTGTTAGTTATTAAAATACTATTGCTCCCTTTAAAGTCTTTCACTCACAATCATGTTTTGTATCTTTGATGTTATAACAATCTGAAACTCATTCTAAACTCTGACCCTTTCCTCATcttaaagattatattttaagataattgtaTGAGCACTTTGTGTTTGCCAAATGTCTTCTATGGGTTTCCTGTTAAGGCTTTTACTCATCTCACAAGCTAACTAATAGGCCAAGCAGCTGAGGTTACTTACCAGGGAGAGTTTCTTGTAGGCGAACGGATGTCTCAGCTCTTCTGGCAGATGAGTTGTGCAAATCAATCATATAGACAGTATAAAAGTAGGAAATGCTGTTTCTTTTGAAGGAGGGCGGAGTTAAATAATTGAGTATTGAAGGCGAAAAGAATCAGAGAACAGTTCTTCTTTTCAAGTTGAGCTTAAAATAGGCTAGAGAGTAGATCTCGGGTCTGAAAGTTTATTCACGGGCTTTCCTCActggattattttgtttttgttctctgcTCATCCAACTACACAGAATCtgttagaaaatataaagaataaaggaTATTAGAGCTAGAAGAACATTTACATTCATCTAGTCAAAAGCCTACGTTTGAGTAAAAGAAATTACTACCAAGAAGCAAATGATTTGTACAAGATCACAGGGCTTTTCAACAGTAAAGctaaaaaggtaagaaaattctGATTATCTTAAGAGTTGCCATCAATTGAAGCCAACTTAAACCAACTTTAAATGTAGAGGGGGATCCTGGACTTCATATTAACCCTGTGCCCCCTTTTCCTCCACTCTCCCCGTATCCCCTATCCCACTCCCCATACACATGAACTCACCACCCAATATTACTCCGTAAACGAAAACAACCTGTTGTCTAAAGAGTTTTAACTATAGGCGCGTGGGTGAGCTAACCAGGTTTCCCATCTTTTTCTGGACTCAGGATCTTAGTGGGAATTTTCACTGTTCACTATTTTGTGGCCCTTCAGACCAGTAAGCATTTATGAGGACTCACACTATGCCAGGTACATAGGTGGCAGGATTCTTCACCCCAGATACAATCTATCCGGAGCTATGAGAAATTTTCCACATGACAGAAGTATATGGTCAAGTTCAGGTTCTTTATGACAATATTATGTACAGTCATATCAAGCTCTCTTGGTGGTTGGTGACGTCTGAAAATCTCAAGTATTGTCAGCAGATCTTGGAAGATAGCAGAGAGCTACTCCTGAGCCACAAGATGCCCTTCTGGGCTTCCGTGACCAAATAAAAACCTTTGGCTTGTGATCTCTAAGAAGGCAAAGGAGACCCCAAACAGCAAAATTATATGCCCCCAAACCTACAGAGGCAGCCTAACCCAGGGGTTAAGCCAGAGGCCTCTGTAGTCAGACTGCCAAGCTTGAAACCTGTCTTaccctcagctttctcatctgggTGCTGGGCTGAATGACAGTAGTCATTTCATGGGTTGTTGGGAGGATTCTATGAGGTATCCACAGCCAGCATCTAGTACATACTATACACTCAGTAAACATCAAACTCTTAGTTACTCTTTCAGTAATCCTTTGTCTGAGAGAGTTTATTTGATTAAACCCTAGTAAAATTGTTTCACTGGGGTCTCTGTCTATAGCAGATTAGTTTCAGCAAACTAGAAGCTGAAAAGGTGAAGCTCATTGCTGGTGCTTGGAGAATAGAAAGAAATGATTGCTTGGGAAAAGCCAGAAAAGTACAGAAATAGCCCAGCGATCAAGacaccccacccccgccccacatAGGGACATATGTCTCTGTTACAAAAGAGCTCAGTAACTGGTAATCATAACAAGGACAGTGAATCATCAAGAAAATGTTCAAGTTCATTCCATATGTGCAATTCAAAAGGCATTGATTAAGAACTGTAGTCATGCTGCTGGGTTTAACCTCCAGCGTCATTACTACTACTTGGCTTTGACCAAATTAATGAAGCTCTCTGCCTTAGTTTTCTTAACTGTAGAGTGgaggttttttaaaaacccaaatacaAACTTACTCAATACGCCTGCGGTGGAGATGGAATGACACAAGTGTAGAGGCTTTCAGGCACCCGCCCTCAGGGGGCTGTTTAAGCAGGGAAATATAGTGTGCTTTTGAAAGAGTTCAAAAATAggtaacaaataaattaatataaaattttatagaaaatagatAACATAAATACGACTTTGGTTTTTAGAAAGATAGCCTTGTATTTACTGGTAATCCACTTGTGCAGAACTCCTGGAGGCTGCCAGACCAACACTGTATTTCTGTTTGTGACAATTGCTGGTTCTTACTTTCACCATGCAGAGCTGAGGCTTTGCCATGTTCTGCGTGTTTGTCATTAGGGTGGTGGAGGATGTGAAGACATGCTCACCCCCAGAGGGCAATGTGGGCTAGCAGAGCAGGCTCGGAGTCACACAGACTGTGCTGCtgacttactgtgtgaccttggcaagatACTTCCACTGCCcaagcttccatttcctcatctgttaaatgacgTGCTAGACCTGGGGCAGCTTCCACCCTAAGTACTACATGACTCCATGGACAAGTTGGTTTGAAAAATACATACTAGATGGGAAACAAGGTGAGGATTCATAGCCCGAAACAAGGAAGCACAGCTTTGCAGTGTGTGTTACTCCACTTTCGGGTTTCTGGTCCAGAGATGTGTTCTAGTAATCACTCAGGACAGGGGGGTTCAGCCCAAGGATTCACAAGAAAGTGGGGACCCATGGGAAATTCTTcagcatttaaataaaatgttgttctGGATACAATAATGGCAACAAGCCAGCAGCTTATCACGCTGTGATTTAGTTGCTTGGTGTCTGCTACTCTTTCTACTTTGTCCTTCTCAGTTTGCATGGctcttgttctctttttattattaaatacgTTCGGACTCCCCATGGGAAATGAACTTTTGATCAGTTTGTCACTCTAGACTCCATGCCCATATTGGAGGGTGTTTCGTGCCATCCCTCCTTTTTGGGGCCTTTTTGTCTTTAAGCAGCTGCTCCATGTCTAGTCGCTGTACCTATGTTCTAAGCgttgctttgctttcttcttgcCCACACCATTTCTGGACCATATTTTCAGACCATCATCAACAGGATGGGGAGAATGTTAATTATTCACTTCGGGTGCAAGGGCCAACTACACAAGCACAGTGAGCAGGAACCCTGCCATACAGCAGCTGTTGTGAAAATCCCTGGAGCCTGAGTTGACTCCTGGTCAGTATCAGTCAACAGTGAGATGGGCTGTAAAAAGAGCaaatgaatcttttatttttaaaaacaaatgtctaggccgggtgcggtggctcatacctgtaattccagcactttgggaagccaaggcgggtggataacttgaggtcaggagtttgagaccaacatggccaacatggtgaaaccccatctctactaaaaatacacaaaattagctgggcatggtggtgcgcccctATAGCCCCTatagtcaggaggctgaagtgggagaatctcttgaacccaggagacagaggttgcagtgaaccaagatcgggccattgcactccagcctgggcgacagcaaggctctgtctcaaaacaaaaccaaacaaacaaacaaaatgtctaATTATAAAACCAACACAAGCTCATTGTATTAAAttgggaaaagcagaaaaaaggaaaaaattaggtACATTCTCACAATATCAAAACAATGTCTTTTAAGACATGATGTTTCAATTCCGACTTTTCCCATGAACTTTTTGATTAATTGTTCTCATGCATATAGCATTCTGTAGGTGGCTCTTTTTTTTGGCTAAAGATTATAGTGTAGACATTTTCCTATATTATTAAACAATTCTTTATAAGTatagttctttattatttttactgaggAAGGACACACTGATCTTAGTGCAGCTTGGCGAGTTTTGATACGCATACATGCATTTAACTCCCACTCCCGATGAAGATGATAAAAGATAACCCTATCACTTCAGAGAGTGCCTTTTGCTCCACCCAGAGGTAAAGGCCACTCTGTCTTCATAGAGATTAAATGAGCCTGTCTTTAActtctataaatggaattacagaTACTGTCTTCTTTCCCATCtggcttcattcattcaacaaaataccCTTAATTATATTTAACAGAGTTCTGTCATTAGACAGTCGGGCTCTTCCCATTGTTCAGTCATATGAGCAGTGACACACTGATTGTCACCATCAGTGCTCTGACATCCCTGTCAAGAAGGACACTCTTCCTGTCCCCAGAGCCACCTTTACCAGGAGAGCCAGAGAGTCCCCATGATCCTCACAGAAATAGGAAGAATCCAGTGCCACACTTTGTTATCCATGTGCCTCAGCAATGACGCTTGGGTCCTGTGACACCCACCAGGGGACAGCCTCTTTACCTTCTGCCTCAGACACCTATCATTGTGGGTGGGTTGGGAACTCACCATGCTGTTGTCTCCATCCCTGCCTCTGTCCTCTAGACTTTTCCCAGGGTAACTCACTTCCCAGGCCATGGACCACATCCCCCACGGGGATTTATGCAGTTCATCAAACCAGGTGGACACGTGCAGGCTGTCTACCTCATGGATTCATTAGATAGGCTCAAACCTGGTGGGAGCCCCTTAGCTCAGCTGAGAAGTCTTCTGTATGCATTTAGGGGATTTCTTTCAGATCAGTGTCTAGGCATGAGGCTAGTGCAATGTAGGTGCAGTAACAGATGTCTAAGCTAACAGTTCAACAATACAATAGACTCACTGTGATCTTAAGTGAGTCAGATCACACCTGGAGCTCTATACTCAGCTCTGCACATAACACGAGATTATGTAGGACTTTTCTGGTTGTCCCAGAACTAGCAACTATGGCCTAAGGCTGAAGGCAAAGAAGTGTTATGTACTCACAGATCCAAAGAAAACCACTGACACTTGGGCTCAGACACCTCTCCCAGGGCTTACTAGAAGAAGACAGCACCAGCCCTGTATCCACACCCATCACATCAACTCCTCTCACCCCAGTCTGTATACAGAGGCAATTAGGATAATGAGTGGACTGTAGAAGTGGGTAGGATTGGTGGGGAAGAGAGTGAGGATCCCTCTCCTCAAAACCAAGGAAAGGGGCTCTGAAGAAACCATATGAAGAATGGGGACTTGCAAAAGGAGAGGCCAGCATGGGTGGGGCCCCCACTGGGCAGCAGACAAGATGAGCAGGGGGAGTGGGGATTGGAGAGAGGTGATAGGGGTAGAGATAGGGTGTGGAAGTGAGGCTGCAAGGATCAAGAGTGCCCCTGGGTCAAGTGGCTGCCACAGGAGGGAACTGGGCAGGAACTGTCACATTGGGTCCTACTTTCTGGGTGAGACGAGCCCAGCGCCCAGAAAGTGGTGGCTTGGAAGAAGTCAAATCAAAGAGAGATTTTGCATGTCTAGATCCATATGGAGCCCCCACCATCTCTAGGCCCTTGGATGTGACCACACAGTGTGCCTGCCACTCTGGGGCATCTTGGCCAAAACAGAGTGGACTGTGGCAGTGACCAGTTAGGTAAAGAGGTTCAGGCACTCCTTGGTGAGATTGTGAGTTCAGTTTCAGACTACCACAATAAAGGAAATAtcacaaaaataacttttttggtttctcagtgcgTATAAAAGTTGTGTTTAccctatactgtagtctattaagtatacAATAGTATTATGTCAAAAAAAGCAATGTGcgtaccttaattaaaaatattttagtgctaAAAATGCTAACcttcatctgagccttcagcaagtcatagtGTTTTTGCTGAAGAGGATGGAGCTCTTGTTTTGATGTTGATGACTACTTACTGATCAGAGTGGTGGTTGCTAAAGCtgggggtggctgtggcaatttcttaaaataagatgacAACGCAGTTTGCCACATTGGTTGACTCTTCccttcacaaaagatttctccataccatgtgatgctatttgatagcattttacccagttctttcaaaattggagtcaatgctctcaaaccctgccactgctttattaactaaatttatgtaatattctaaatcaatTGTCATTTTAAccatgttcacagcatcttcaccaggaggagattccatctcaagggACCACTTTCACTGCTCATCTGTGAGAAGCAACtcttcatctgttcaagtttgatcatgagagtGCGGCAATTCAGTCACAACTTCACGCTCCACTTCTagttctagttctcttgctgtttccaccacatctacagcgacttcctccactgaagatGTGAACCCCTGAAAGTCACCTATGGGGGCTGGAATCAATGCCTTTCAcactcctgttaatgttggtattttgacctcctcctatGAATTACAAATGTTtctaatggcatctagaataatGACTACTTTCCAGGAGCTTTTCAATTTGCTTTGCTCAGATCCATCAATGGAATCACTATCATTGGCAGCTATATAAACTCTAAaaggctatgtgtgtgtgtgtatatatatagctatttcttaatagccttatgaaatatatttattaataagacTTGAAATCTTGGTCCAtgg contains the following coding sequences:
- the CCR5 gene encoding C-C chemokine receptor type 5 isoform X1; protein product: MIDLHNSSARRAETSVRLQETLPGWNKMDYQVSSPTYDIDYYTSEPCQKINVKQIAARLLPPLYSLVFIFGFVGNILVVLILINCKRLKSMTDIYLLNLAISDLLFLLTVPFWAHYAAAQWDFGNTMCQLLTGLYFIGFFSGIFFIILLTIDRYLAIVHAVFALKARTVTFGVVTSVITWVVAVFASLPGIIFTRSQREGLHYTCSSHFPYSQYQFWKNFQTLKIVILGLVLPLLVMVICYSGILKTLLRCRNEKKRHRAVRLIFTIMIVYFLFWAPYNIVLLLNTFQEFFGLNNCSSSNRLDQAMQVTETLGMTHCCINPIIYAFVGEKFRNYLLVFFQKHIAKRFCKCCSIFQQEAPERASSVYTRSTGEQEISVGL
- the CCR5 gene encoding C-C chemokine receptor type 5 (The RefSeq protein has 1 substitution compared to this genomic sequence), producing MDYQVSSPTYDIDYYTSEPCQKINVKQIAARLLPPLYSLVFIFGFVGNILVVLILINCKRLKSMTDNYLLNLAISDLLFLLTVPFWAHYAAAQWDFGNTMCQLLTGLYFIGFFSGIFFIILLTIDRYLAIVHAVFALKARTVTFGVVTSVITWVVAVFASLPGIIFTRSQREGLHYTCSSHFPYSQYQFWKNFQTLKIVILGLVLPLLVMVICYSGILKTLLRCRNEKKRHRAVRLIFTIMIVYFLFWAPYNIVLLLNTFQEFFGLNNCSSSNRLDQAMQVTETLGMTHCCINPIIYAFVGEKFRNYLLVFFQKHIAKRFCKCCSIFQQEAPERASSVYTRSTGEQEISVGL